From one Sulfurovum sp. UBA12169 genomic stretch:
- a CDS encoding deoxyguanosinetriphosphate triphosphohydrolase, producing the protein MWKKLLSKKRYHGCNETREDTIEEYCRSSYHKDYDKVIFSNPFRRLSKKTQVHPLSKNDHVHNRLTHSLEVASVGRSLGLKAGEFLKKKYHAIEPYDVAYIIQTACLAHDIGNPPFGHAGEEVIKEWFAKNADKDFLKELSSEELEDFKCLDGNAQSFRIVSKIENNLFGGGMNLTFATLGTLVKYPYSSSHCQLTGTSKFNYFHSEADFFKLLFEELGLAKADGSFKRHPLSYLMEASDDICYGLLDLQDAFELKIITLEDMRDIFVSICGEEKTEEVYRNEKYTQTQKVLKLVAASIYILATHAMEVFEENFDAIAGDNQPKDLIELFNNKVLKEGIKKAKRLGIKKIFNEKRKIELELGAYNIIETLLDILIRATYELYKSGDGTALSFRNKRALELMGGGRPQKTDSVYHMYQRVIDYIIGMTDNHAKYVANQLNGSGY; encoded by the coding sequence ATGTGGAAAAAATTATTATCAAAAAAAAGATATCATGGTTGCAATGAAACAAGAGAGGACACCATAGAAGAGTACTGTCGCAGCAGTTACCATAAAGATTACGACAAAGTAATCTTTTCCAATCCATTCAGAAGGTTGTCCAAAAAGACGCAAGTTCATCCTTTGTCAAAAAACGATCATGTCCACAATAGATTAACCCATAGCCTGGAAGTTGCCAGTGTCGGAAGAAGTTTAGGATTGAAAGCCGGCGAATTTCTAAAAAAGAAGTATCATGCCATTGAGCCTTATGATGTTGCCTATATAATTCAAACAGCATGTTTGGCTCATGATATCGGCAATCCGCCTTTTGGACATGCCGGAGAAGAGGTCATCAAAGAGTGGTTTGCAAAAAATGCAGACAAAGATTTTTTAAAAGAGTTATCATCGGAGGAATTGGAAGATTTTAAATGTCTTGACGGTAATGCCCAAAGTTTCAGAATAGTCAGCAAAATAGAAAACAACCTATTTGGCGGAGGGATGAATCTTACATTTGCGACATTGGGAACACTGGTAAAATATCCTTATTCTTCAAGCCATTGTCAGCTAACCGGGACATCAAAATTTAATTATTTTCATAGCGAAGCAGATTTTTTTAAACTTTTGTTTGAGGAGCTTGGATTGGCCAAAGCCGACGGTTCCTTCAAGAGACATCCTCTTTCTTATTTGATGGAGGCTTCTGATGATATTTGCTACGGATTATTGGATCTGCAAGATGCATTTGAGCTGAAGATTATAACCCTAGAAGACATGAGGGATATTTTTGTCTCAATTTGCGGTGAAGAAAAAACAGAAGAAGTTTATCGTAATGAAAAATATACACAGACCCAAAAAGTTTTAAAGCTGGTAGCCGCTTCTATCTATATTTTGGCTACCCATGCAATGGAAGTCTTTGAAGAAAATTTTGATGCCATTGCAGGGGATAATCAGCCAAAAGATCTCATTGAACTTTTTAATAACAAAGTGCTTAAAGAAGGGATCAAAAAAGCAAAACGATTGGGAATTAAAAAAATATTTAATGAAAAAAGAAAAATTGAACTGGAACTTGGAGCATACAACATCATAGAAACGCTGCTGGATATTCTCATTCGCGCTACCTATGAACTCTATAAAAGCGGGGACGGAACAGCATTGTCTTTTAGAAATAAAAGGGCACTGGAATTGATGGGCGGAGGCAGGCCGCAAAAAACAGACAGCGTGTATCATATGTATCAAAGAGTCATAGACTATATCATTGGCATGACGGACAATCATGCAAAATATGTCGCAAACCAATTAAACGGCAGCGGCTATTAA
- the metH gene encoding methionine synthase translates to MSTIQTIKSLLNRRILVIDGAMGTQIQDLEVPKEAWIDDKGVSQEGCNELLNDTAPELIARIHKRYAMAGADLIKTNTFGTMPWVLDEYDMKERAYELSKKGAQLVKNICDQYATKESPRFVLGSMGPGTKLPSLGHIHYDEMFEGYKEVALGLIDGGSDIFLLETCQDPLQIKAALHGCEAANGERKVQLPIMVSVTIELSGSMLIGTDTSTIATILEPFDILSLGFNCGTGPDQVKKHLKTLSELCNIPISVHANAGLPQNRGGYTYYPMGPDEFTAKQLEFTEFDGVSFLGGCCGTTPQHIQALKKAVGTIRPKKPTGSIKPSIASLFNSVELFQEPAPLLIGERSNATGSKAFRELIIAGDYDGTLTVGQAQVRDGAHCLDVNVEFAGRDGAADMRAVMELYNQKIPLPLMPDATRVNTMEEALKCIGGKPIINSVNLEDGEGKLDEICRLAKKYGTALVCLTIDEKGMAKTTEDKLRIAERIYDLCVNRHGINPRNLIFDMLTFTVGSGDPEYRDAAVQTLEAIRQLHARHPEVGSTLGLSNISFGLSANARVYLNSVFLHHCVAAGMTSVIINVKHIVPLAKMSQEEIAICEELLFGADDNSLFKFIEYFSDKTVDSGANDEAYETMNPQEKIAKLLLDGDKERMIPLVEEARHHIHPDTIVNEILIDAMKVVGELFGNGQMQLPFVLQSAETMKATVDYLTPYLTKQEKDTDTTLVIGTVKGDVHDVGKNLVDIILSNNGFKVINIGIKTELQEYLDMLQEHPVQAIGMSGLLVKSTAVMKDNLEAMAQMGLEIPVLLGGAALTRSFVDDFCRPVYKGPIFYCRDAFDGVIAMGRIEKYNENPSVGLDTRLSGDMTERQEKVQKKTIIPPFEQIKMPDRSAEIPTPPFWGRRVLQKADLDASMIYEWINTRSVFKMHWGYKSKGMSKEAYEKLLDETIIPAFERLKREFIEKDLFEPIIIYGYYPCRSNDQELLIFDESEGWNVDANANREPLYEVIGRAVTQFSFPRQGRKPHRALSDFFHHDRHDVIALTCVSAGKKFSQYEKELYEAGKYLEYNLVHGLSVELAEALAEIAHKQIRLDLNIASKDEGHTLRDVRMNRYQGARYSFGYPACPDLEQSRQLFDLLKPEEFGIELSETFQIHPEQSTTALTVHHKEATYYAV, encoded by the coding sequence TTGTCTACGATCCAAACAATAAAATCACTTTTAAACAGACGCATTTTAGTTATAGACGGTGCGATGGGAACCCAAATACAAGACCTCGAAGTGCCCAAAGAAGCATGGATAGACGATAAAGGGGTCTCTCAAGAAGGGTGCAATGAATTGCTCAACGATACCGCACCTGAGCTTATAGCAAGAATTCATAAACGCTATGCGATGGCGGGTGCAGATCTGATCAAGACCAATACGTTCGGTACGATGCCGTGGGTGCTGGATGAGTACGATATGAAAGAGCGTGCGTATGAACTCTCCAAAAAAGGTGCACAGCTTGTAAAAAACATATGCGATCAGTATGCTACAAAGGAGTCTCCGCGGTTTGTACTGGGTTCCATGGGTCCGGGAACAAAACTGCCTTCGTTAGGACATATCCACTATGATGAGATGTTTGAAGGCTACAAAGAGGTGGCTCTTGGACTGATCGATGGGGGGAGTGATATATTTTTGCTTGAAACCTGCCAGGATCCGCTTCAAATCAAAGCCGCACTCCACGGATGCGAAGCAGCGAACGGCGAGCGCAAGGTTCAATTGCCTATCATGGTTTCTGTAACCATTGAGCTTAGCGGAAGCATGCTTATCGGTACGGACACATCTACGATCGCAACAATCTTGGAGCCTTTTGATATCCTCTCGCTAGGTTTCAATTGCGGAACAGGTCCCGATCAGGTCAAAAAACATCTTAAAACACTCAGTGAACTTTGTAACATTCCAATCTCTGTGCATGCCAATGCCGGATTGCCTCAAAACAGAGGAGGGTACACCTATTATCCGATGGGGCCGGATGAATTTACGGCAAAACAGCTTGAGTTTACCGAATTTGACGGAGTGAGCTTTTTGGGCGGATGCTGCGGTACGACACCGCAGCATATTCAAGCGCTTAAAAAAGCAGTGGGGACTATAAGGCCCAAAAAACCCACAGGCAGCATCAAACCCTCTATCGCTTCTTTGTTTAACAGCGTAGAGCTGTTTCAGGAACCTGCACCTTTGCTGATAGGAGAGCGAAGCAATGCCACAGGATCTAAAGCATTTCGTGAACTTATCATTGCAGGCGATTACGATGGGACGTTGACTGTGGGACAGGCACAAGTACGTGACGGAGCACACTGTTTGGATGTCAACGTAGAGTTTGCCGGCCGTGATGGAGCGGCGGATATGCGTGCGGTGATGGAGCTGTATAATCAAAAAATACCTCTGCCGCTGATGCCTGATGCCACACGTGTCAATACGATGGAAGAGGCGCTCAAATGCATAGGGGGTAAACCTATCATTAATTCGGTCAATTTGGAAGACGGCGAAGGAAAGCTTGACGAAATTTGCAGACTGGCAAAAAAATACGGTACCGCTCTGGTCTGTTTGACGATTGATGAAAAAGGGATGGCAAAGACCACTGAAGATAAACTTCGTATTGCTGAGCGCATCTATGACCTGTGTGTAAACCGACACGGCATAAATCCCAGAAATCTCATCTTTGATATGCTGACTTTTACCGTTGGCTCAGGAGATCCGGAGTATCGTGATGCGGCAGTGCAAACTTTAGAAGCGATCCGTCAGCTGCATGCAAGACATCCTGAGGTGGGTTCTACGCTTGGACTTTCAAATATCTCTTTTGGATTGAGTGCCAATGCGAGAGTCTATCTTAACTCAGTCTTTTTGCATCATTGTGTTGCGGCGGGAATGACATCGGTCATTATCAACGTCAAACACATTGTGCCGTTAGCCAAAATGAGTCAAGAGGAGATTGCTATTTGTGAAGAGCTGTTGTTTGGGGCAGATGATAACTCTCTTTTTAAATTTATAGAATATTTTTCTGACAAAACAGTCGATAGCGGTGCCAATGATGAAGCCTATGAAACGATGAATCCCCAAGAGAAGATTGCAAAATTGCTTTTAGACGGCGATAAAGAGCGCATGATCCCTTTAGTCGAAGAGGCGCGTCATCATATCCACCCCGATACCATTGTCAATGAGATACTCATTGATGCGATGAAAGTAGTGGGAGAACTTTTTGGAAACGGGCAGATGCAGCTGCCTTTTGTGCTTCAAAGCGCTGAGACAATGAAAGCCACAGTGGATTATCTTACGCCGTATCTCACCAAACAAGAGAAAGATACTGACACTACGCTGGTGATTGGTACAGTCAAGGGCGATGTCCATGATGTAGGTAAAAATTTGGTGGATATCATTCTTTCTAACAATGGATTTAAGGTTATCAATATAGGGATCAAAACCGAATTGCAAGAGTATCTTGATATGCTCCAGGAACATCCGGTACAAGCTATCGGCATGAGCGGGCTTTTAGTAAAATCTACCGCTGTCATGAAAGATAATCTTGAGGCAATGGCGCAAATGGGACTTGAGATACCTGTACTTTTGGGCGGTGCGGCATTGACGCGAAGTTTTGTCGATGATTTTTGCCGCCCCGTGTACAAAGGACCTATCTTTTACTGCCGTGATGCCTTTGACGGAGTCATTGCCATGGGCCGTATCGAAAAGTACAATGAAAACCCAAGTGTAGGACTTGATACACGCTTATCGGGTGACATGACGGAACGCCAAGAAAAAGTACAAAAAAAGACGATCATTCCGCCTTTTGAGCAAATCAAGATGCCTGACCGCTCCGCGGAGATACCTACACCGCCGTTTTGGGGAAGAAGAGTACTCCAAAAAGCTGATTTGGATGCCAGTATGATCTATGAGTGGATCAATACACGTTCTGTTTTTAAGATGCACTGGGGATATAAAAGCAAAGGGATGAGTAAAGAAGCCTATGAAAAGCTGCTTGATGAAACCATTATCCCGGCATTTGAAAGACTTAAGCGAGAATTCATTGAAAAAGACCTTTTCGAGCCGATTATCATCTATGGGTACTATCCGTGCAGAAGCAATGATCAGGAGTTGCTGATTTTTGATGAGAGTGAGGGGTGGAATGTTGATGCCAATGCAAATAGAGAGCCGCTTTATGAGGTCATAGGCAGGGCCGTCACACAGTTTTCTTTTCCAAGACAAGGCAGAAAACCGCATCGTGCACTGAGTGATTTTTTTCATCACGACAGGCATGATGTCATTGCTTTAACCTGTGTGAGCGCAGGCAAGAAATTCAGCCAATATGAAAAAGAGTTGTACGAAGCGGGAAAATACCTTGAATACAATTTGGTACACGGACTTTCAGTGGAGTTAGCCGAAGCACTTGCAGAAATAGCGCACAAACAGATACGTTTGGATCTGAATATTGCAAGCAAGGATGAGGGCCACACTTTAAGAGATGTGCGAATGAACCGTTATCAGGGGGCCAGATATTCGTTTGGATATCCTGCGTGTCCGGATTTGGAGCAAAGCCGCCAGCTTTTTGATCTATTGAAACCTGAAGAGTTTGGCATAGAGCTTAGCGAAACGTTCCAAATACATCCCGAACAAAGCACTACCGCACTGACGGTGCACCATAAGGAAGCTACCTATTATGCGGTATAA
- a CDS encoding multidrug transporter AcrB has protein sequence MHSLIKYFLDNSRLNHTILVFLLFMGIFAYIKIPKEMFPIVTLDAIDIKGNYSGASADALNNFAVREIENQIDAISGIKKVSSTITNGSFLVSIELQDGVDKYEVLNEVKDAISIARQYLPGDMDEPIATVSQKVMPLLNVSLSSGAYDQKGLLDIAEKLKTSVFQVPHINDVQIFGDSDLQIDIMLDHKKIMMYGLNSSLIINKIKELSYIYPVAFVEEVGNHIFLTANNNKFDLNLWKETLIEAEGKKIYLGDVAAVKIDYPTKDTISRFNAKSSISLLIFKDEQGDSIKVSQEVKKVLQKTQNTYKDLSIDISRDSSRPVEQRIKTILSNITLGLILVGFSMYILISPRLSLVIVMGIPFSFIFGLLIIEVLGYSLNMISLMAMLITLGIVVDDAIIVSENIQRHLDEGADVNEAVINGTKEMIMPVMIAAFTTIFAFLPMLLISGEMGLLIKLIPIVISVLIFSSLIESFFFLPLHAKDILRKNDKLFDWSPVYNAYETILHKIIHHKKSFLVVFYIIVPVLTVFAVENSRFQMFPDMDSRNVTLSVKLDDSLSIEETDKIVEKYEQLLLENKQRFYIKNINTSVGVFSDLTGTTEVIENGFTLMLELEDFKEDNILDNYINPVLSLSFDFEQKDKIRLESTQAVMQKIREFVAPVTQKDKAVDFNIVSNRLHVMKTDIEIKLSSDDTQSLVSHIEKLKTKLSSIEGVKDVTDNTKMGQQEYKFILNPYGQTLGLTDTAVALALSSYFMEKEQAATFDNSGIIKIKTYSIHKDNLDELKHFPIPLGNGFVELQDVVEFKIERNFEKIEKENGKIYKSVFANVDNRIISANEVLKQIDKIVQEAKQDNITVSFGGEREKSIQMAIDMAKAFMIAIFLIFITLLINFPSFRVSLMLISVIPFTVLGAVAGHFIMGINLNSQSMIGMLGLAGVVINDGIIMLDFLHGTKNKEEFYKRAKQRVRPILITSITTVLGLMTIIFFPSGESIMLQPIAVSLGFGIAWGTVLNLLYLPALYAAVFKIKD, from the coding sequence TTGCACTCTCTTATAAAATATTTTCTCGACAATTCAAGATTGAACCACACTATTTTGGTATTTTTATTGTTTATGGGTATTTTTGCTTACATAAAGATACCAAAAGAGATGTTTCCTATCGTGACGCTTGATGCGATCGATATCAAAGGAAACTATAGCGGAGCAAGTGCAGATGCGCTGAACAATTTTGCCGTTAGAGAGATAGAAAATCAAATCGATGCTATTTCCGGCATCAAAAAAGTAAGTTCAACTATTACTAACGGGAGTTTTCTTGTCAGCATTGAACTTCAAGACGGTGTCGATAAGTATGAAGTGCTCAATGAGGTCAAAGATGCCATTAGCATCGCCAGGCAGTACCTTCCGGGCGATATGGATGAGCCCATAGCAACGGTTTCTCAAAAAGTGATGCCGCTTTTGAATGTTTCTTTGTCTTCAGGCGCTTATGACCAAAAAGGACTGTTGGATATCGCAGAAAAATTAAAGACATCTGTATTTCAGGTACCTCATATAAACGATGTGCAGATATTTGGCGATAGTGATCTGCAGATCGATATTATGCTAGACCATAAAAAAATTATGATGTACGGGCTGAACAGTTCTTTGATTATCAATAAAATTAAAGAGCTTTCGTATATCTATCCGGTTGCTTTTGTCGAGGAGGTCGGCAATCATATCTTTTTAACTGCCAACAACAACAAGTTTGATCTTAATCTCTGGAAAGAAACACTCATAGAGGCTGAGGGCAAAAAAATATATTTGGGCGATGTGGCTGCCGTCAAGATCGATTATCCGACCAAGGATACCATTTCGAGGTTTAATGCAAAATCATCTATTTCATTGCTGATATTTAAAGATGAGCAGGGCGACTCCATAAAGGTTTCCCAAGAAGTAAAAAAAGTTTTGCAGAAAACACAAAATACCTATAAAGATTTATCAATTGATATTTCAAGAGACAGCTCAAGGCCTGTTGAGCAGAGGATCAAAACGATACTTTCCAATATTACATTGGGGCTTATTTTAGTCGGATTTTCGATGTACATTTTAATCAGTCCCAGATTGTCGCTTGTAATTGTGATGGGGATACCGTTTTCGTTTATTTTTGGGCTTTTGATCATAGAGGTTTTGGGTTACAGTTTAAATATGATCTCACTGATGGCGATGCTGATCACTTTAGGTATTGTTGTGGATGATGCGATCATAGTAAGTGAAAATATTCAGCGCCACTTGGATGAAGGAGCCGACGTCAACGAAGCGGTGATCAATGGCACCAAAGAGATGATTATGCCCGTCATGATCGCTGCGTTTACTACGATATTTGCTTTTTTGCCTATGCTTTTGATCAGCGGCGAAATGGGATTGCTGATCAAACTGATCCCGATAGTGATATCGGTGTTGATATTTTCATCTTTGATAGAATCTTTTTTCTTTTTGCCGCTTCATGCAAAAGATATTTTGCGGAAAAATGACAAACTGTTTGACTGGTCACCCGTATACAATGCATATGAAACGATTTTACATAAAATTATTCACCACAAGAAATCATTTTTGGTTGTATTTTATATTATTGTTCCTGTGTTAACTGTTTTTGCTGTAGAAAACAGCAGATTTCAAATGTTTCCCGACATGGATTCACGAAACGTTACGCTTTCTGTCAAGCTGGATGATTCTTTAAGTATCGAAGAGACCGATAAGATAGTTGAAAAATACGAACAGCTTTTGCTGGAGAATAAACAGCGTTTTTACATTAAAAACATCAATACCTCTGTAGGTGTTTTTTCTGATTTGACCGGCACGACAGAAGTAATAGAAAACGGATTTACGCTGATGCTGGAGCTTGAAGATTTTAAAGAAGACAATATTTTGGATAATTACATCAATCCGGTGCTGTCGCTTAGTTTTGATTTTGAACAAAAAGATAAAATCAGGTTAGAAAGTACTCAGGCCGTGATGCAAAAAATAAGAGAATTTGTTGCACCTGTTACACAAAAAGACAAAGCCGTGGATTTCAATATCGTAAGCAACAGGCTTCACGTGATGAAAACAGACATTGAAATAAAATTAAGCTCAGATGATACCCAATCGCTTGTTTCGCATATAGAAAAACTCAAAACAAAACTTTCTTCGATTGAGGGGGTAAAAGACGTTACAGACAATACAAAAATGGGACAACAAGAGTATAAATTTATACTGAACCCTTATGGCCAAACTTTGGGGTTGACTGACACGGCTGTTGCTTTGGCGCTTAGCAGCTATTTTATGGAAAAAGAACAGGCAGCCACGTTTGACAATAGCGGAATTATCAAAATAAAAACATACTCAATCCACAAAGACAATTTGGATGAATTGAAACATTTTCCTATCCCTCTAGGCAACGGATTTGTCGAATTGCAGGATGTGGTAGAGTTTAAGATCGAAAGAAATTTTGAAAAAATCGAAAAAGAAAATGGAAAAATCTACAAAAGTGTTTTTGCAAATGTAGATAATCGAATCATTAGCGCAAATGAAGTTTTAAAGCAAATCGATAAGATTGTTCAGGAGGCAAAACAGGACAATATCACAGTCAGTTTTGGCGGAGAACGTGAAAAAAGCATTCAAATGGCAATTGATATGGCAAAAGCGTTTATGATAGCCATCTTTTTGATTTTTATCACACTGTTGATCAACTTTCCTTCCTTTAGGGTTTCCTTAATGCTTATTTCTGTCATCCCTTTTACTGTTTTAGGTGCCGTAGCTGGCCATTTTATTATGGGTATCAATCTCAATTCCCAATCTATGATCGGCATGCTCGGTCTTGCCGGAGTGGTAATCAATGATGGGATTATCATGTTGGATTTTTTGCACGGAACCAAAAACAAAGAAGAGTTTTACAAAAGAGCCAAACAAAGAGTAAGACCTATACTCATCACCTCAATTACTACGGTTTTGGGGCTTATGACCATTATATTTTTTCCATCGGGCGAGTCTATCATGCTTCAGCCGATAGCGGTATCTTTGGGGTTTGGTATCGCATGGGGGACAGTGTTGAATTTGCTCTATCTGCCTGCGCTTTATGCGGCGGTATTTAAAATTAAGGATTAA
- a CDS encoding exonuclease sbcCD subunit D, with protein sequence MKIVHFSDTHLGFNDLDVLNEDNINQREADFYDAFLQVVEQIKEIKPDYIVHTGDLFHRTSPSNRAITFALEQFKIINALNIPFILIAGNHSTPRTNLSSPILKIFENFENIYVSYNQQYKKQEFEDIVFHCLPHMNDDAKALSQIELCEAGIEPNKKNIMMMHCSVGAWYLMQEFGEWVYPTSKEYIFSKMDYVALGHWHGFGKVGKHENVYYSGSTERTSLNDKRNSKGFIVVTLEDEPTVEYKEITIRPILEFQIDCEDFEKSVASLVLLNIKDAIIDVKLTNLTTLQSIDINTGDIKKIFDGAVYVNVKREFKTAGDAKTIEDIESLSLEDYFIEHIKEESKTEEFDRLKSKVQELFSAYEEVCSDTE encoded by the coding sequence ATGAAAATAGTTCACTTTAGCGATACCCATTTGGGTTTTAATGATCTCGATGTGCTCAATGAGGACAACATCAACCAAAGAGAAGCTGATTTTTATGATGCTTTCTTGCAGGTTGTAGAGCAAATCAAAGAGATAAAGCCCGATTATATCGTCCACACCGGAGACCTGTTTCATAGAACAAGCCCCAGCAACCGTGCCATTACGTTTGCCCTGGAGCAGTTTAAAATCATCAATGCTTTAAATATCCCTTTTATTTTAATAGCCGGTAACCACAGCACCCCGCGAACAAATCTAAGCAGTCCGATACTAAAGATTTTTGAGAACTTTGAAAATATCTATGTATCCTATAATCAGCAGTATAAAAAGCAAGAATTTGAAGATATCGTGTTTCACTGTTTGCCGCATATGAACGATGATGCCAAAGCACTCTCGCAAATCGAACTTTGCGAAGCAGGGATTGAACCAAACAAAAAAAATATCATGATGATGCATTGCAGTGTCGGAGCATGGTATTTGATGCAAGAGTTTGGAGAGTGGGTCTATCCGACTTCTAAAGAGTATATCTTTTCCAAAATGGACTATGTAGCTTTGGGGCATTGGCATGGATTTGGAAAGGTTGGAAAGCATGAAAATGTTTATTACAGCGGAAGTACAGAGCGAACAAGCCTTAACGATAAACGCAACTCAAAAGGGTTTATCGTTGTAACTCTTGAAGATGAACCAACAGTTGAATATAAAGAGATAACTATCCGGCCGATACTGGAGTTTCAAATAGACTGTGAGGATTTTGAAAAAAGTGTGGCATCACTTGTTCTTTTGAATATCAAAGATGCCATCATCGATGTAAAACTAACGAATCTTACTACACTTCAGTCTATTGATATCAATACGGGCGATATCAAAAAGATTTTTGATGGCGCTGTGTATGTTAACGTCAAACGAGAGTTTAAAACCGCTGGCGATGCAAAAACGATCGAGGATATCGAATCGCTTTCACTGGAAGATTATTTTATAGAACATATCAAAGAAGAGAGTAAAACAGAAGAGTTTGACAGACTAAAATCAAAAGTGCAAGAGCTATTTAGTGCTTATGAGGAGGTGTGCAGTGATACTGAATAA
- the lpxD gene encoding UDP-3-O-(3-hydroxymyristoyl)glucosamine N-acyltransferase — protein MKEYSLREICQEIKIDFKGQDIQINGIHTLSEAASSQLSFFNASKYADQLFFTKAAAVLIEEKYAHLLPSGTIALITDEPYLKLALASKLFAHKIESYGGHPSMGTGCDIDKRVRFGKNVNIGNNVTILAGCYVGDNVTVGSDTLLYPNVTLYHHTQIGSRCIIHAGTVIGSDGYGFAHTKTGEHIKIYQNGNVVIEDDVEIGANCAIDRAVFGSTYIRKGTKLDNLIQIAHNCDVGEHSLCAAQVGLAGSTTLERNVVMGGQSATAGHLKVGAFATIAGKSGVTKSLEGRKTYAGFPAIEHKMWLKMQAMFSKMLKQK, from the coding sequence GTGAAAGAATACAGTTTAAGAGAGATTTGCCAAGAGATCAAGATTGATTTTAAAGGGCAGGACATTCAAATCAATGGTATTCATACACTGAGTGAGGCCGCTTCCTCGCAACTGAGTTTTTTTAATGCTTCAAAATATGCGGATCAGCTTTTTTTTACAAAAGCCGCAGCAGTGCTTATAGAAGAAAAATATGCGCATCTTTTGCCTTCAGGCACGATCGCATTGATAACAGATGAACCGTATTTGAAACTCGCACTTGCCTCCAAACTTTTTGCCCACAAAATAGAGTCTTATGGCGGACATCCTTCAATGGGAACAGGTTGCGATATTGATAAGCGTGTACGATTTGGCAAAAATGTAAACATTGGAAACAATGTAACAATTTTGGCCGGATGTTATGTGGGGGACAATGTCACTGTCGGTTCGGATACACTATTGTATCCCAATGTTACACTGTATCATCATACCCAAATCGGAAGCCGATGTATTATCCATGCAGGCACCGTCATTGGTTCGGACGGTTATGGTTTTGCCCACACAAAGACGGGAGAGCATATCAAGATTTATCAAAATGGCAATGTTGTAATTGAAGATGATGTGGAGATAGGGGCAAACTGTGCCATAGACAGAGCAGTTTTTGGCAGTACGTATATTCGCAAGGGTACAAAATTGGATAATCTTATACAAATTGCACATAATTGCGATGTAGGAGAACACAGTCTTTGTGCCGCCCAGGTAGGGCTTGCTGGCTCCACCACGCTTGAGAGAAATGTTGTCATGGGCGGACAGAGTGCCACGGCCGGACACTTAAAAGTCGGGGCTTTTGCAACGATTGCGGGCAAAAGCGGTGTGACAAAATCACTTGAAGGCAGAAAAACATATGCCGGCTTCCCTGCAATAGAGCATAAAATGTGGTTGAAAATGCAAGCCATGTTTTCTAAAATGTTAAAGCAGAAGTAA